One Catharus ustulatus isolate bCatUst1 chromosome 2, bCatUst1.pri.v2, whole genome shotgun sequence genomic window carries:
- the TSC22D1 gene encoding TSC22 domain family protein 1 isoform X1: MHQPDSAADISARKMAHPAMFPRRGSSSSSGSSCVTAPTAPGTGVGSAALSAEDYQPPLLVQPPPPSPAAASTAGPQPTPPHPQSLNLLSQSQLQPQPLAQTGAQMKKKSGFQITSVTPAQISASMSSNNSIAEDTESYDDLDESHTEDLSSSEILDVSLSRATDMGEPERSSSEETLNNFQEAETPGAVSPNQPHLPQQHAPLPHHPQQSVVINGSVHPHHVHHHHHLHHHHHGHHHPSHPGVGSAPISGGPPPSPSFRKLSTTGSSDNVISTAPVSAASSTGSPASAVSNIRTTSTPGNLGISPAAGTSTLNNIGGGSSSVASNVLGTINLSNIMSTGNVNALSGASSNANVNILSGVGNGTSASSSVINNVTNPTAGMAVGSSQQQPASGTSRFRVVKLDSSSEPFKKGRWTCTEFYDKENTVAVSEGVAVNKAVETIKQNPLEVTSERESTSGSSVSSNVSTLSHYTESVGSGEMGAPTVVQQQAFQGVGPQQMDFSSAAPPAIPASSIPQSVSQSQLAQVQLHSQEVNYPQQKPGVQPPAQASLTTVTGVQPAPVNILGVSPSLGHQQPALQSMAQQQLPYSQPAQPVQTLPVVQQQQLQYGQQQQQQPVPSQMAAGHVKAVNQNSVTGAMPDYIQHQQILQTPAPAMQPGSTGVGAGQPVPVAQAQGMQPSVQAHPAAAPAQPVAHAPAAIPGVAASGQMLNVGQQGSVAAVVQPPSATNQIPPPVMPSSAAPPSSQVVQPVQTGIMQQGLQASATGLPQQMVIAQQNTLLPVQPQAQGVESVVQGMTGQQLPAVSPIPSASTVPAPSQAASAVPPGIPSASVGLGQPQNIAQGSAVQNGNLAQSVSQPPLISTSIGMPVAQSVPQQMPLSSTQFPAQSLAQSIVSQIEDGRRPTEPSLVGLPQAAGVESGGGASAASDGGSSSMPSSASLFPLKVLPLTTPLVDGEDESSSGASVVAIDNKIEQAMDLVKSHLMYAVREEVEVLKEQIKELIEKNSQLEQENTLLKTLASPEQLAQFQAQLQTGSPPSSSQSQGTTQQPAQPASQGSGPSA; encoded by the coding sequence ATGCACCAGCCTGACTCAGCCGCAGACATTAGTGCTAGGAAGATGGCGCACCCGGCGATGTTTCCTAGAAGgggcagcagcagtagcagcgGCAGCAGCTGCGTTACTGCTCCCACTGCACCAGGTACCGGCGTTGGGAGCGCTGCCCTCTCCGCCGAGGATTATCAGCCGCCTTTGCTGGTCCAGCCGCCGcctccatctcctgcagcagcttcaaCAGCGGGTCCACAGCCGACACCCCCTCATCCACAAAGCCTGAACCTCCTCTCGCAGTctcagctccagccacagcccctTGCACAGACTGGAGctcaaatgaaaaagaaaagtggcTTTCAAATTACCAGTGTGACCCCTGCTCAAATATCAGCTAGTATGAGCTCTAATAACAGCATAGCTGAGGATACGGAAAGCTACGATGACCTGGATGAGTCTCACACTGAAGACCTGTCATCTTCAGAAATCTTGGATGTGTCTTTATCCAGAGCCACTGATATGGGAGAACCTGAGAGGAGTTCTTCTGAAGAGACTCTAAATAACTTCCAAGAGGCAGAGACTCCTGGGGCTGTTTCTCCAAACCAGCCTCATCTTCCTCAGCAGCATGCTCCTCTGCCTCATCACCCACAGCAGAGTGTTGTGATCAATGGAAGTGTTCATCCCCATCATGTTCATCACCACCACCATCTTCACCACCACCATCATGGACACCATCATCCATCACATCCTGGGGTGGGTAGCGCCCCGATTTCTGGAGGACCACCGCCCAGTCCATCATTTAGAAAACTATCAACAACTGGAAGCTCTGACAATGTTATATCAACTGCACCAGTTTCTGCTGCATCATCCACTGGTTCCCCGGCATCTGCTGTGTCCAATATCCGCACTACAAGTACTCCTGGAAATTTAGGTATAAGTCCTGCTGCTGGAACTAGTACGTTAAATAATATTGGTGGTGGTAGTTCTAGTGTGGCAAGCAATGTGCTTGGTACTATTAATTTAAGCAACATCATGAGTACTGGTAATGTAAATGCTTTGTCTGGAGCTAGCAGCAATGCTAATGTGAATATCTTGAGTGGTGTTGGCAATGGTACGAGTGCTTCCTCTAGTGTCATTAACAATGTTACTAATCCAACTGCAGGAATGGCAGTGGGATCAAGCCAGCAGCAACCTGCATCTGGCACGTCAAGGTTTAGGGTTGTAAAATTAGATTCTAGTTCTGAACCTTTCAAAAAAGGTAGATGGACATGCACTGAATTCTATGATAAAGAAAACACTGTTGCAGTTTCGGAGGGAGTAGCAGTAAACAAAGCAGTAGAGACGATAAAACAAAACCCGCTTGAAGTGACTTCTGAAAGGGAGAGCACCAGTGGGAGTTCTGTTAGCAGCAATGTAAGCACACTGAGTCACTATACAGAAAGTGTGGGAAGTGGAGAAATGGGAGCACCTACTGTGGTACAGCAGCAAGCATTTCAAGGTGTGGGTCCACAGCAGATGGATTttagcagtgctgctcctccagcaatTCCAGCATCTAGTATACCACAGAGTGTTTCTCAATCACAGCTTGCACAAGTCCAGCTGCATTCTCAAGAAGTAAACTATCCACAGCAGAAGCCAGGGGTCCAACCTCCTGCACAGGCCAGTCTAACCACTGTTACTGGGGTTCAGCCAGCTCCAGTTAATATACTAGGTGTATCCCCATCTCTGGGCCACCAGCAGCCTGCCCTTCAGAGCATGGCTCAACAGCAGTTGCCGTATTCTCAGCCGGCACAGCCTGTGCAGACTTTGCcagtggtgcagcagcagcagttgcaGTACggacagcaacagcagcagcagccagttcCTTCGCAGATGGCCGCGGGTCACGTTAAGGCGGTGAACCAAAACTCTGTCACAGGGGCTATGCCAGACTACATTCAACATCAGCAGATCCTTCAgactccagcccctgccatgcaGCCGGGTTCTACAGGAGTAGGAGCTGGGCAACCGGTTCCTGTTGCCCAGGCACAGGGCATGCAGCCTTCAGTGCAAGCGcatccagctgctgccccagctcagcctgttGCACATGCTCCAGCAGCAATACCAGGTGTAGCTGCCAGTGGTCAAATGCTAAATGTTGGGCAGCAAGGAAGTGTAGCTGCTGTGGTGCAACCACCATCTGCTACAAACCAAATTCCACCTCCAGTTATGCCAtcatcagctgctcctccatctTCCCAAGTAGTGCAGCCTGTGCAGACAGGAATAATGCAACAGGGATTACAGGCTAGTGCTACAGGCCTTCCTCAACAAATGGTCATTGCTCAGCAAAACACCTTGTTACCTGTACAGCCACAGGCACAAGGAGTGGAATCTGTAGTCCAAGGGATGActggccagcagctgcctgcgGTAAGCCCTATACCCTCTGCTAGTACTGTTCCTGCACCAAGTCAAGCTGCTTCAGCTGTGCCTCCTGGCATACCTTCTGCTTCTGTAGGTTTGGGACAGCCACAGAATATAGCACAGGGTTCGGCTGTGCAGAATGGCAATTTGGCTCAAAGTGTAAGTCAGCCTCCCTTGATATCAACAAGTATAGGTATGCCAGTGGCACAGAGTGTGCCACAGCAGATGCCACTAAGCTCTACCCAGTTCCCTGCACAATCACTAGCTCAGTCCATTGTAAGCCAAATCGAAGATGGCAGACGCCCTACAGAACCTTCCTTGGTGGGTTTACCTCAAGCTGCCGGCGTCGAGAGCGGTGGTGGAGCATCGGCCGCTTCAGATGGCGGTAGCAGCAGCATGCCGTCCTCGGCGTCCCTCTTCCCGCTGAAGGTGCTGCCCTTGACAACGCCTCTTGTAGATGGTGAGGATGAGAG
- the TSC22D1 gene encoding TSC22 domain family protein 1 isoform X2 produces the protein MAHPAMFPRRGSSSSSGSSCVTAPTAPGTGVGSAALSAEDYQPPLLVQPPPPSPAAASTAGPQPTPPHPQSLNLLSQSQLQPQPLAQTGAQMKKKSGFQITSVTPAQISASMSSNNSIAEDTESYDDLDESHTEDLSSSEILDVSLSRATDMGEPERSSSEETLNNFQEAETPGAVSPNQPHLPQQHAPLPHHPQQSVVINGSVHPHHVHHHHHLHHHHHGHHHPSHPGVGSAPISGGPPPSPSFRKLSTTGSSDNVISTAPVSAASSTGSPASAVSNIRTTSTPGNLGISPAAGTSTLNNIGGGSSSVASNVLGTINLSNIMSTGNVNALSGASSNANVNILSGVGNGTSASSSVINNVTNPTAGMAVGSSQQQPASGTSRFRVVKLDSSSEPFKKGRWTCTEFYDKENTVAVSEGVAVNKAVETIKQNPLEVTSERESTSGSSVSSNVSTLSHYTESVGSGEMGAPTVVQQQAFQGVGPQQMDFSSAAPPAIPASSIPQSVSQSQLAQVQLHSQEVNYPQQKPGVQPPAQASLTTVTGVQPAPVNILGVSPSLGHQQPALQSMAQQQLPYSQPAQPVQTLPVVQQQQLQYGQQQQQQPVPSQMAAGHVKAVNQNSVTGAMPDYIQHQQILQTPAPAMQPGSTGVGAGQPVPVAQAQGMQPSVQAHPAAAPAQPVAHAPAAIPGVAASGQMLNVGQQGSVAAVVQPPSATNQIPPPVMPSSAAPPSSQVVQPVQTGIMQQGLQASATGLPQQMVIAQQNTLLPVQPQAQGVESVVQGMTGQQLPAVSPIPSASTVPAPSQAASAVPPGIPSASVGLGQPQNIAQGSAVQNGNLAQSVSQPPLISTSIGMPVAQSVPQQMPLSSTQFPAQSLAQSIVSQIEDGRRPTEPSLVGLPQAAGVESGGGASAASDGGSSSMPSSASLFPLKVLPLTTPLVDGEDESSSGASVVAIDNKIEQAMDLVKSHLMYAVREEVEVLKEQIKELIEKNSQLEQENTLLKTLASPEQLAQFQAQLQTGSPPSSSQSQGTTQQPAQPASQGSGPSA, from the coding sequence ATGGCGCACCCGGCGATGTTTCCTAGAAGgggcagcagcagtagcagcgGCAGCAGCTGCGTTACTGCTCCCACTGCACCAGGTACCGGCGTTGGGAGCGCTGCCCTCTCCGCCGAGGATTATCAGCCGCCTTTGCTGGTCCAGCCGCCGcctccatctcctgcagcagcttcaaCAGCGGGTCCACAGCCGACACCCCCTCATCCACAAAGCCTGAACCTCCTCTCGCAGTctcagctccagccacagcccctTGCACAGACTGGAGctcaaatgaaaaagaaaagtggcTTTCAAATTACCAGTGTGACCCCTGCTCAAATATCAGCTAGTATGAGCTCTAATAACAGCATAGCTGAGGATACGGAAAGCTACGATGACCTGGATGAGTCTCACACTGAAGACCTGTCATCTTCAGAAATCTTGGATGTGTCTTTATCCAGAGCCACTGATATGGGAGAACCTGAGAGGAGTTCTTCTGAAGAGACTCTAAATAACTTCCAAGAGGCAGAGACTCCTGGGGCTGTTTCTCCAAACCAGCCTCATCTTCCTCAGCAGCATGCTCCTCTGCCTCATCACCCACAGCAGAGTGTTGTGATCAATGGAAGTGTTCATCCCCATCATGTTCATCACCACCACCATCTTCACCACCACCATCATGGACACCATCATCCATCACATCCTGGGGTGGGTAGCGCCCCGATTTCTGGAGGACCACCGCCCAGTCCATCATTTAGAAAACTATCAACAACTGGAAGCTCTGACAATGTTATATCAACTGCACCAGTTTCTGCTGCATCATCCACTGGTTCCCCGGCATCTGCTGTGTCCAATATCCGCACTACAAGTACTCCTGGAAATTTAGGTATAAGTCCTGCTGCTGGAACTAGTACGTTAAATAATATTGGTGGTGGTAGTTCTAGTGTGGCAAGCAATGTGCTTGGTACTATTAATTTAAGCAACATCATGAGTACTGGTAATGTAAATGCTTTGTCTGGAGCTAGCAGCAATGCTAATGTGAATATCTTGAGTGGTGTTGGCAATGGTACGAGTGCTTCCTCTAGTGTCATTAACAATGTTACTAATCCAACTGCAGGAATGGCAGTGGGATCAAGCCAGCAGCAACCTGCATCTGGCACGTCAAGGTTTAGGGTTGTAAAATTAGATTCTAGTTCTGAACCTTTCAAAAAAGGTAGATGGACATGCACTGAATTCTATGATAAAGAAAACACTGTTGCAGTTTCGGAGGGAGTAGCAGTAAACAAAGCAGTAGAGACGATAAAACAAAACCCGCTTGAAGTGACTTCTGAAAGGGAGAGCACCAGTGGGAGTTCTGTTAGCAGCAATGTAAGCACACTGAGTCACTATACAGAAAGTGTGGGAAGTGGAGAAATGGGAGCACCTACTGTGGTACAGCAGCAAGCATTTCAAGGTGTGGGTCCACAGCAGATGGATTttagcagtgctgctcctccagcaatTCCAGCATCTAGTATACCACAGAGTGTTTCTCAATCACAGCTTGCACAAGTCCAGCTGCATTCTCAAGAAGTAAACTATCCACAGCAGAAGCCAGGGGTCCAACCTCCTGCACAGGCCAGTCTAACCACTGTTACTGGGGTTCAGCCAGCTCCAGTTAATATACTAGGTGTATCCCCATCTCTGGGCCACCAGCAGCCTGCCCTTCAGAGCATGGCTCAACAGCAGTTGCCGTATTCTCAGCCGGCACAGCCTGTGCAGACTTTGCcagtggtgcagcagcagcagttgcaGTACggacagcaacagcagcagcagccagttcCTTCGCAGATGGCCGCGGGTCACGTTAAGGCGGTGAACCAAAACTCTGTCACAGGGGCTATGCCAGACTACATTCAACATCAGCAGATCCTTCAgactccagcccctgccatgcaGCCGGGTTCTACAGGAGTAGGAGCTGGGCAACCGGTTCCTGTTGCCCAGGCACAGGGCATGCAGCCTTCAGTGCAAGCGcatccagctgctgccccagctcagcctgttGCACATGCTCCAGCAGCAATACCAGGTGTAGCTGCCAGTGGTCAAATGCTAAATGTTGGGCAGCAAGGAAGTGTAGCTGCTGTGGTGCAACCACCATCTGCTACAAACCAAATTCCACCTCCAGTTATGCCAtcatcagctgctcctccatctTCCCAAGTAGTGCAGCCTGTGCAGACAGGAATAATGCAACAGGGATTACAGGCTAGTGCTACAGGCCTTCCTCAACAAATGGTCATTGCTCAGCAAAACACCTTGTTACCTGTACAGCCACAGGCACAAGGAGTGGAATCTGTAGTCCAAGGGATGActggccagcagctgcctgcgGTAAGCCCTATACCCTCTGCTAGTACTGTTCCTGCACCAAGTCAAGCTGCTTCAGCTGTGCCTCCTGGCATACCTTCTGCTTCTGTAGGTTTGGGACAGCCACAGAATATAGCACAGGGTTCGGCTGTGCAGAATGGCAATTTGGCTCAAAGTGTAAGTCAGCCTCCCTTGATATCAACAAGTATAGGTATGCCAGTGGCACAGAGTGTGCCACAGCAGATGCCACTAAGCTCTACCCAGTTCCCTGCACAATCACTAGCTCAGTCCATTGTAAGCCAAATCGAAGATGGCAGACGCCCTACAGAACCTTCCTTGGTGGGTTTACCTCAAGCTGCCGGCGTCGAGAGCGGTGGTGGAGCATCGGCCGCTTCAGATGGCGGTAGCAGCAGCATGCCGTCCTCGGCGTCCCTCTTCCCGCTGAAGGTGCTGCCCTTGACAACGCCTCTTGTAGATGGTGAGGATGAGAG